In one Brassica oleracea var. oleracea cultivar TO1000 chromosome C9, BOL, whole genome shotgun sequence genomic region, the following are encoded:
- the LOC106316489 gene encoding la-related protein 1C-like, which translates to MEKEKSDNSEMFQGNAEKKPAWNRLSNGDSGITPVMVASSSWPLLSEAAKAASCSSSDSLKSLCCDGSSSSVSSFSQRRSILAELEPTEQTLTDAISNINQRAVAQASGCPLPYTSPSSHNQRNMFASQSHVRAQNQHQQNSYNNQNVSYHPHQSHRGGHNQEHVNLPRNFNGLGGFVRPSPPLLVPSIYAQHMPPQPFYYPLDFTGFPPQMMYHPHHMPFMEPPPVLFPRQNPNRRMPSMEPPPVLVSSQKPSLKTKTLNQVQKAPPKTKIANQVQKAPLKTKILNQVQYYLSEDNLPNDVYLRMRMNDEGFVHIEFIAGFNKLKALTSNIQLILDSLQGSDMVEVQGYEIRNGRVWRKYVMPHDWRVTFYPSQEYVMANNHQHMQLEQKPEVGCKFKQSK; encoded by the exons ATGGAGAAGGAGAAATCAGACAACTCTGAGATGTTCCAGGGTAATGCAGAAAAGAAACCGGCTTGGAACAGGCTCTCTAATGGAGATTCTGGGATCACGCCAGTCATGGTAGCTTCGTCATCGTGGCCATTGCTTTCCGAGGCTGCCAAAGCAGCTTCTTGTTCATCCTCTGATTCCTTAAAAAGTCTTTGCTGCGATGGATCTTCATCATCGGTCTCTTCGTTCTCCCAG CGACGTAGTATACTTGCCGAACTAGAACCAACGGAACAAACATTAACTGATGCGATTAGCAACATTAACCAACGAGCGGTTGCTCAAGCTTCAGGTTGTCCTTTACCATACACTTCTCCTAGCAGTCATAACCAAAGGAACATGTTTGCATCACAGTCCCATGTCCGTGCCCAAAACCAACATCAACAGAATTCATACAACAACCAAAATGTTAGCTATCATCCTCATCAAAGTCACCGAGGTGGACACAATCAGGAACATGTGAATCTTCCAAGAAACTTTAATGGTCTAGGCGGATTTGTAAGACCATCACCACCACTACTTGTGCCATCAATCTATGCTCAACATATGCCACCTCAACCATTTTATTATCCTCTAGATTTTACTG GCTTTCCACCACAGATGATGTATCATCCTCATCACATGCCCTTCATGGAGCCTCCTCCTGTCTTGTTTCCACGTCAAAATCCAAACCGCCGCATGCCCTCCATGGAGCCTCCTCCTGTCTTGGTCTCATCTCAAAAACCTTCCTTAAAAACCAAGACATTGAATCAAGTTCAAAAAGCTCCCCCTAAAACAAAGATAGCGAATCAAGTTCAAAAAGCTCCCCTTAAAACCAAGATACTAAATCAAGTTCAATATTATTTGAG CGAGGATAATTTACCGAACGACGTATATCTTCGCATGCGCATGAATGATGAAGGCTTTGTTCATATAGAGTTCATTGCTGGTTTCAATAAG CTTAAAGCACTGACAAGTAATATCCAGCTTATATTGGATTCTCTACAAGGTTCTGATATGGTTGAAGTGCAG GGCTATGAAATAAGAAATGGACGTGTCTGGAGAAAATACGTAATGCCTCACGACTGGCGGGTTACATTTTATCCGAGCCAAGAATATGTAATGGCTAACAACCATCAACACATGCAGCTTGAGCAAAAACCAGAAGTGGGATGCAAGTTCAAGCAATCAAAATGA